A genomic stretch from Pseudomonas alkylphenolica includes:
- the merR gene encoding Hg(II)-responsive transcriptional regulator, with amino-acid sequence MENNLENLTIGVFARTAGVNVETIRFYQRKGLLPEPDKPYGSIRRYGETDVTRVRFVKSAQRLGFSLDEIAELLRLEDGTHCEEASSLAEHKLKDVRERMADLARMEAVLSDLVCACHARKGNVSCPLIASLQGKKEPRSADAV; translated from the coding sequence ATGGAAAACAATTTGGAGAACCTGACCATTGGCGTTTTCGCCAGGACGGCCGGGGTCAATGTGGAGACCATCCGGTTCTATCAGCGCAAGGGCTTGCTCCCGGAACCGGACAAGCCTTACGGCAGCATTCGCCGCTATGGCGAGACGGATGTAACGCGGGTGCGCTTCGTGAAATCAGCCCAGCGGTTGGGCTTCAGCCTGGATGAGATCGCCGAGCTGCTGCGGCTGGAGGATGGCACCCATTGCGAGGAAGCCAGCAGCCTGGCCGAGCACAAGCTCAAGGACGTGCGCGAGAGGATGGCTGACCTGGCGCGCATGGAGGCCGTGCTGTCTGATTTGGTGTGCGCCTGCCATGCGCGGAAGGGGAACGTTTCCTGCCCGCTGATTGCGTCACTGCAAGGGAAGAAAGAACCGCGCAGTGCGGACGCGGTGTAG
- a CDS encoding recombinase family protein produces the protein MQGQRIGYVRVSSYDQNPERQLEQVEVGKLFTDKASGKDTQRPQLEAMLGFVREGDTVVVHSMDRLARNLDDLRRLVQKLTQRGVRIEFLKEGLVFTGDDSPMANLMLSVMGAFAEFERALIRERQREGIALAKQRGAYRGRKKALSDEQAATLRQRASVGEPKAQLAREFNISRETLYQYLRTDD, from the coding sequence TTGCAGGGACAACGCATCGGTTATGTCCGGGTCAGCAGTTACGATCAGAATCCGGAGCGGCAACTTGAGCAAGTCGAGGTCGGCAAGCTGTTCACCGACAAAGCCTCGGGCAAGGACACCCAGCGTCCCCAGCTGGAGGCCATGCTCGGCTTCGTCCGCGAGGGCGACACCGTTGTGGTGCACAGCATGGATCGCCTGGCCCGTAACCTCGATGACTTGCGACGCCTGGTGCAGAAGCTGACCCAGCGCGGCGTGCGTATCGAGTTCCTGAAAGAGGGCCTGGTGTTCACCGGCGATGACTCGCCGATGGCCAACCTGATGCTGTCGGTGATGGGGGCCTTCGCCGAGTTCGAGCGCGCCCTGATCCGTGAGCGGCAACGGGAGGGCATCGCCCTGGCCAAGCAGCGCGGCGCGTACCGGGGCCGCAAGAAGGCCCTGTCCGACGAGCAGGCTGCTACCCTGCGTCAGCGGGCGTCAGTCGGAGAGCCCAAAGCGCAGCTTGCCCGCGAGTTCAACATCAGCCGGGAAACTCTCTACCAGTACCTACGCACGGACGATTGA